The window CGGCCCCGTGACCAGTGGTTTCGCCACCGCCGGGTCGGCACTGACCGCGTCGCTCGCTGCTCCGAGCGGCGGCACCGACACGTACAGCTGGACCAGCTGGAACGGGCTCGGCGGCGGCAGCCCCGGAGGCTATCCGTTTCCGATGCCGGGCGCGACCTCGGCGACGTACACGTCGACGGTGGCCGATGTCGGCCGCGACCTCCGTGCCGTCGTGACCACGCGACTGCCGAGCGTGACCATCGAGCAGCAGACGGATCCGGTCGGCATCGACCTCCCGCTCTCCGGCGGCTGGTCCCGCGTCGCCTCCTCGGACCGCTTCGCCACGTCGGTGGCGGTCTCCCAGAGCGCGTTCCCCGATTCTGCGGCCGGCGTGCCGGTCGCCTACGTCGCCTCCGGCGTGACGTTCCCGGATGCGCTCTCGGCCGGCGCCGCCGCAGCGAAGAAGCACGGCACGCTCCTCCTCACGCGCCCCGGCGCACTCGACCCGAACGTGGCGGCCGAGCTGGTCCGCCTCCACCCGCAGCAGGTGATCGTGGTGGGCGGCGTCCAGGCGATCACGGATGACGTGGTCGCCGCGATCCGCGCGCTGCCGTTCTCGCCGGATGTCCGCCGGATCGGCGGCGCCGACCGCTTCGAGGTGTCGCGCGCCATCATCGACGACGCCTTCGGCACGAGCGCGCCCGACGTCTACGTGGTGACGGGCAACGCGTTCCCCGACGCCCTGGCCGCTGCCGCCGCCGCCGCGCAGACCGGTCGGCCGGTGCTGCTCGTGAACGGCTGGCTCGGTGCCGCCGATACGGCGACGAAGGATGCGCTCCGCCGATGGGGCACGACGCACGCCACCGTGGTCGGCGGTTCGGACGTGGTCACCGACGGCCTCGCCTCCACCCTCGGCGTCCCGGCGGACCGCGTCGCGGGGTCGGACCGCTTCTCGACGGCGGCCGAGCTGGCGCGCACCCTCCCGCACACCGGCGTCACCTACATGGCGAGCGGTCTCAACTTCCCGGACGCCCTGACGGCGGCGGTGCTGGCGGTCGCGCATCCCGGACCGCTGCTGCTCGCCACGGGGTGGTGCGCCCCGGTCAGCGCCCTCTCCGCCATGCAGGACACGGGCGTCACGCGCCTGGTCGCCGTGGGCGGCGACGCGGTGCTGAACAGCAACTCCTGGTTCGACGCCTGCTGACCGCGGCCGCCGCGCGGCGCGGCTGACTGCGGTCGTTCGGAACGATTGCGCCCGGTCGACCCGGCTTAGACGTTCCGAACCGGCGCAGTCACGCCCGGGTCACGGCGCCCTCCTCACTCACCCGACGGGTGCGCCCCCACGACGTCGAGCAGCCACGCGAGCGCGAACGCCCGCTCCCGCCAGGCGGCGTAGCGCCCGGAGACCCCGCCGTGACCGGCGGCCATCTCGATCTTCAGCAGCGGGTCCGCATCCACCTCGCGCAGCTTCGCCACCCACTTGGCCGGCTCTACGTACAGCACGCGGGTGTCGTTCAGGCTGGTGATGGCGAGGATGCGCGGATAGTGCGTTTCATGCACGTTCTCCAGCGGAGAGTACGACTTCATGTAGTCGTAGACCTCCGGGTCGTGCAGCGGGTCGCCCCACTCGTCCCACTCGATGACCGTGAGCGGCAGCGACGGGTCGAGGATGCTGGTCAGCGGATCCACGAAGGGCACCTCGGCCAGGATGCCCGCGAAGTCGCGCGGGGCCAGGTTCGCGACGGCGCCCATCAGCAGGCCGCCGGCGCTGCCGCCCTGTGCGGCCAGGCGCGACGGCTCCGTCCATCCGCGGTCGACGAGGTGCCGGGCCGCGGCGACGAAGTCGGTGAAGGTGTTCTTCTTGTGTAGCTTCTTGCCGTTCTCGTACCAGAGCCGGCCGAGCTCCCCGCCGCCGCGCACGTGCGCGATGGCGAAGACGACGCCACGGTCGAGGAGGCTGAGGCGCGGGATGCTGAACGACGGGTCCATGCTGGCCTCGTACGAGCCGTAGCCGTACAGCACCAGCGGCGCCGGTTCGCCCGGGGTGACGAGGTCGTTGCGGTAGACCAGCGAGATCGGAACGCGGGCGCCGTCGGGGGCGATCGCCCACTCCCGGCGCTGCTCGAACAGGGACGGGTCGAACGCGCCGAGCACCGGCTGCTGCTTGCGCAGGGCGAGTTCGCCCGTCCGCACGTCGTAGTCGTAGACCGTCGAGGGCGTGACGAAGCTGCCGTAGCCGAGGCGCAGGAACGGCTGCGTCCACTCCGGGTTCCCGCCGACCCCCACGGTGAACAGCTGCTCGTCGAAGTGCAGCTCGTGCGGGGTGTCGTCGCCGGGATGCTCCCCGGCCGGGTCGGGCACGCGCGCGACGGCCACTCGCGTCATCCCCTCGCGGCGGTACTCGACGCTCACGAAGTCGCGGAACGCATCCACACCCTCCAGCCGCACGGCGGGGTCGTGGGGGAGGAGCACCCGGCGCGGCCCCTGCGGGTCGTCGGCCGAGACGCTGACGAGCTCGAAGTTGACGGCCTCGTGGTTGTGCACGATCAGCAGGCGGTCGTGTCCGCCGACGACCGCGTGCTCCACGTCGTACTCGACGCCCTCGACGCGCGGCCACACCACCGTGAACTCGCCGGTCGGGTCGTCGGAGCGCAGCAGCCACGCCTCGCTGGTGATGTTGGAGCCGGCCTCGATCACGAGGAACCGCCGGCTGCGGGTCAGGCCGACGCCGATCCAGTACCGCTCGTCCGGCTCGTGGAAGACCTGCACGTCGTCCACGTCCGGCCCGTCGCCGACGCGATGGCGCCAGACGGTGTCCGGCCGCCAGGAGTCGTCGACGGTCGTGTAGAAGATGTAGGCGCCGGTCTGGTCGAAGAGCGCGCCGCCCGCCGTGCCGGTGATCTCGTCGGGGAAGGTCACGCCGTCGTCGGCCAGCGACCGGACGCGGAGCGTGTAGCGCTCGTCGCCCTCGGTGTCGACCGCCCACAGCAGCCGGGTGCCGTCCGCGCTGATGTCGAAGCTGCCGAGCGCGTAGAAGTCGTGACCCTCGGCCTCTGCGTTGTCATCGAGCAGGATCTGCTCGCCGGGGAGGCCGTTGCGCTGGGCGTCGTCGTCGAGGGTGGGCGGCGCCCAGTCGTCGGGGGAGGCAATCGGCGCGCGGCAGTGGATGCCGTACTGCTTCCCCTCCACCGTGCGGGTGTAGTACCACCAGTCGCCCTCGCGGACCGGGACGCTCAGGTCGGTCTCGCGGGTGCGCGCCTTGATCTCGTCGAAGATCTGCTCCCGCAGCAGCGCCAGGTGCTCGGTGCGCGCGTTGGTGTACGCGTTCTCCTCGTGGAGGTGGGCGGTCACCGCGGGGTCGTCCTTCGCGCGGAGCCACTCGTAGTCGTCGACGTAGACGTCGCCGTGGTGGATGCGTTCGACGGGCTTCTTCGGCGTGACCGGCGGGGTGAGCATGAGCCCAGGCTATCGGCCCGTGCCCACCCCGGCCGGGCTCACGGGCGGAGCAGGACCTTGCCGACGCGGCCGGGCCGGCCGCTCGCCTCGACGGCGGCGCGGATGTCCGCGAGGGTGTGGACGCCGGCGACCGGCAGGGTCAGGGTGCCGTCCTGGGTGCGGGCGAACAGCTCCTGGAACAGCCGGTTGCGTTGGTCGGCGGGCATTTCGCGGCTGACCACGCTTCCCCAGAAGCCCTTCACGGTGGCCTGCTTGAAGATGATGTCGCCCGAGGCGAGCTCCAGCGTCGGGGACGCCATGGCGCCGAACACGACGAGTGTGCCGTTCACCGCGAGCGTCGAGAGCACGTCGCCGGCCGCCGAGCCGCCGACCGAGTCGACGCCGACGCGGAGCGGTGCGCCGTCGGTCAGGGCGGCGAGCTGCTCCCGCCAGTCGGCGTCGTCGGTCGCGATCACGCGCTCGATGCCCTGCGCCCGCAGCTCCTCGACTCCGGCGGCCCGGCGGACGAGCCCGACGACGTTGATGCCGCGAGCCGCGCCGAGCTGGGCGACCATGCGGCCGACGGCTCCGTTGGCGGCGTTCTGGATCAGCCAGTCGCCCTCCGCCAGGTCGAGCGACTCGAGCAGGCTGATCGCGCTGAACGGCATGGACACGAGCTGCGCGGCGGACTCGTCCGGCAGTGCATCCGGGACGGGGATGAGGCCCGCCGCGCGGGTGACGAAGTACTCCGCCCACACGCCGAAGGTGCCGCCGGTGACGACCCGCTGGCCGACCGTGAGCTGGTCGACGCCCTCGCCGAGCGCATCCACCACGCCCAGCGCCTCGGTGCCGGCCTGGGCGGGGAGCTCCGGCTTGAAGCCGTAGGTGCCGCGGACCGTCCACAGGTCGTGGTTGTGGATGGGCGAGAGCAGCATCCTCACGCGGACCTCGCCCGCGCCGGGCTCGGGGAGCGGGCGCTCGTCGACGGACAGGACCTCGGCCGGGTCGCCGAATTCGTCGTGGATCAGTGCCTTCATCGCTCAGTCCTCCGAGACCGTGATCGTAACGTCGATGTTGCCACGGGTCGCGTTCGAGTAGGGGCACACGGTGTGGGCGGCGTCGGCGAGGGCCTGGGCCTGCTCCGCCTCGATGCCGGGGAGGACGACCTCGAGCAGCACGGACAGCTGGTAGCCGCCCTCGCCGTTCGGTCCGATCTCGACGCGGCCGCCGACCGACGAGCCGTCGAGCTTCACCTTCTGGCTGCGCGCGACCGCCTGCAGTGCGGAGTGGAAGCACGCGGCGTAGCCCGCGGCGAAGAGCTGCTCGGGGTTGGTGCCCGCTCCCGAGCCGCCCATCTCCTTGGGCACGGCCAGGTCGAGGGCGAAGGAGCCGTCGCTGGTGGCGACCCGGCCGTCGCGGCCGGCGCCGGTGGAGAGGGCTTCTGCGGTGTAGAGGACGTTCATCTGTGCCTTTCAGGTGTTTCGGTTCGCCGGACGTGTTCAATTCGCCGGACGTGTCAGTGCGCCGGACGTGTTCAGTTCGCCGCGGGGGCGGGTTGCTGCGCCGCGGCGTGCATGGTCTCCGTGAGCCGGTGCAGGGTGTCGATGAGCGCTTCGGCCGCCTGCGCGTCCGGCAGGCCGGTCCCGGCCGCGATCCGGGCGGGGATGTGCGCGAGCTGGGGACGCAGTTCCTGCCCGCGCTCGCCGATGGTCACCGTGACGACCCGCTCGTCCTCGCTGCGGCGTTCGCGGCGCACGAGGCCGGCCTCCTCCATGCGGCGGAGCAGCGGGGACAGGGTCCCGGAGTCCAGCTGGAGGTGGTCGCCGAGCGACCCGACGGTCTGGTCGCCCTCCACCCACAGGGTGATGAGCACCAAATACTGGGGATAGGTGAGCCCCCACGGCTCCAGGAGCGTACGGTACGCCTGCGTGGTGGCACGCGTCGCGGCGTAGAGCGAGAAGCACACCATCTCATCGGTCACGGGCATGCCGTTATCGTTTCACACAACCAAGTTGTGCACAACTTAAATCAGGGTGCGTTCAGTCGCTTCCCAGTGCCCTGGTGACCCCGGATAGCCCGGCGCGGAGACGTGCAGGGTCGACGGGTTCCGCAAGCGCGGCGCGGGCTCGGGCGACGGCGGCCCGTACCCGGGACGTGGCGTCCGCGTCCTGGTCGGCGGTGTGCCCCGGGCGTCGCGTGAGGAAGCGGTCCAACGCCGCGGGGAGCGGTTCCACCGCGTCGATGCAGTCGATCGGAAGCGTCGGGCGCTCGCCTCTTCGCGGACGGGCCGCGTGCACCAGCCGGGTGGCGCGATGGGCCGGCGCCAGCTGACGGATGCGGTCGACCGCGGCGTCGACCTGCTGCCGGGCGGCCGTGCGCGCCGACGGATCTTCGGGATCGACCGCGGCCGCGTCGGCGAGGGCTGCGAGGAGCTCCGAGAGGCGCTGGCGGAGAACGTCGATGCTGCGCACCGGCAGCACGAACCAGCTCGCGGCGATGCCGAGCGCCGCGCCCACCACGATCGCCAGCATCCGCTCGGCGAGCATCCCGGTCTCCCCGGTGAGCGTGGCGGTGCCGGTCAGCTGCTGGAGCAGAGAGAGCACCAGCGTGACCGTCAGTGCCCAGAAGGCGTAGCTGTAACCCCGCAGCCAGGTTCCGACGAACAGCGCAACGAAGATGACGACGACCCCCGCGAATCCCGACGCCTCCGGGGCCGCGTGGGAGGCGGCGACGGTGGTGAGGGCGACGGCCGCGATCGTGCCGCCGAGGGCCCCCAGGATGCGCAGAGCGCTCTTGTGCAGCACGTCGCCGCGACCGCGGTTGCCGGAGCAGACGAGGAACGCCGTCAGCACCACCCACATCGCGTGGTCGGGGAACACGATCCA is drawn from Leifsonia shinshuensis and contains these coding sequences:
- a CDS encoding MarR family winged helix-turn-helix transcriptional regulator produces the protein MPVTDEMVCFSLYAATRATTQAYRTLLEPWGLTYPQYLVLITLWVEGDQTVGSLGDHLQLDSGTLSPLLRRMEEAGLVRRERRSEDERVVTVTIGERGQELRPQLAHIPARIAAGTGLPDAQAAEALIDTLHRLTETMHAAAQQPAPAAN
- a CDS encoding zinc-binding dehydrogenase, translated to MKALIHDEFGDPAEVLSVDERPLPEPGAGEVRVRMLLSPIHNHDLWTVRGTYGFKPELPAQAGTEALGVVDALGEGVDQLTVGQRVVTGGTFGVWAEYFVTRAAGLIPVPDALPDESAAQLVSMPFSAISLLESLDLAEGDWLIQNAANGAVGRMVAQLGAARGINVVGLVRRAAGVEELRAQGIERVIATDDADWREQLAALTDGAPLRVGVDSVGGSAAGDVLSTLAVNGTLVVFGAMASPTLELASGDIIFKQATVKGFWGSVVSREMPADQRNRLFQELFARTQDGTLTLPVAGVHTLADIRAAVEASGRPGRVGKVLLRP
- a CDS encoding cell wall-binding repeat-containing protein; the protein is MKVRLVAVAGALAVLAAALLPAAPAAAWQVFPLAPAGSIDTVRVSYVGTDSRPMLHLTGWAADLNDRGANGLTTAGIEFTAAAPGGARVSIGYAENHDFAYPRPDVPRVYPTAGPNQGFDFRSGYLPGTGLVNVCARLYNINAQPYTAVFTCFNVAVPATRPPLATITGPVTSGFATAGSALTASLAAPSGGTDTYSWTSWNGLGGGSPGGYPFPMPGATSATYTSTVADVGRDLRAVVTTRLPSVTIEQQTDPVGIDLPLSGGWSRVASSDRFATSVAVSQSAFPDSAAGVPVAYVASGVTFPDALSAGAAAAKKHGTLLLTRPGALDPNVAAELVRLHPQQVIVVGGVQAITDDVVAAIRALPFSPDVRRIGGADRFEVSRAIIDDAFGTSAPDVYVVTGNAFPDALAAAAAAAQTGRPVLLVNGWLGAADTATKDALRRWGTTHATVVGGSDVVTDGLASTLGVPADRVAGSDRFSTAAELARTLPHTGVTYMASGLNFPDALTAAVLAVAHPGPLLLATGWCAPVSALSAMQDTGVTRLVAVGGDAVLNSNSWFDAC
- a CDS encoding organic hydroperoxide resistance protein → MNVLYTAEALSTGAGRDGRVATSDGSFALDLAVPKEMGGSGAGTNPEQLFAAGYAACFHSALQAVARSQKVKLDGSSVGGRVEIGPNGEGGYQLSVLLEVVLPGIEAEQAQALADAAHTVCPYSNATRGNIDVTITVSED
- a CDS encoding S9 family peptidase; translated protein: MLTPPVTPKKPVERIHHGDVYVDDYEWLRAKDDPAVTAHLHEENAYTNARTEHLALLREQIFDEIKARTRETDLSVPVREGDWWYYTRTVEGKQYGIHCRAPIASPDDWAPPTLDDDAQRNGLPGEQILLDDNAEAEGHDFYALGSFDISADGTRLLWAVDTEGDERYTLRVRSLADDGVTFPDEITGTAGGALFDQTGAYIFYTTVDDSWRPDTVWRHRVGDGPDVDDVQVFHEPDERYWIGVGLTRSRRFLVIEAGSNITSEAWLLRSDDPTGEFTVVWPRVEGVEYDVEHAVVGGHDRLLIVHNHEAVNFELVSVSADDPQGPRRVLLPHDPAVRLEGVDAFRDFVSVEYRREGMTRVAVARVPDPAGEHPGDDTPHELHFDEQLFTVGVGGNPEWTQPFLRLGYGSFVTPSTVYDYDVRTGELALRKQQPVLGAFDPSLFEQRREWAIAPDGARVPISLVYRNDLVTPGEPAPLVLYGYGSYEASMDPSFSIPRLSLLDRGVVFAIAHVRGGGELGRLWYENGKKLHKKNTFTDFVAAARHLVDRGWTEPSRLAAQGGSAGGLLMGAVANLAPRDFAGILAEVPFVDPLTSILDPSLPLTVIEWDEWGDPLHDPEVYDYMKSYSPLENVHETHYPRILAITSLNDTRVLYVEPAKWVAKLREVDADPLLKIEMAAGHGGVSGRYAAWRERAFALAWLLDVVGAHPSGE
- a CDS encoding FUSC family protein, producing MGGRGVAAYAADAAAALVVTAAAAAACATVWWAGVALSGGTASGGGAQLTSAAVLATVVALSLGRRTFATRAEFARSAVLLPVIGLVAGAVGWLLVAVPPVGAALFVAGMSIPIWMRRFGERAARLGGLIALPLTAMLVAPVQPAPDAQPWRTTVLVLLAGIVATLWVGLAREILLVLPGRKRSARDTAPAASPPRPPRPPRDGSASSGSRPNARSRRLPASTRMALQMAVALTAAFVVGWIVFPDHAMWVVLTAFLVCSGNRGRGDVLHKSALRILGALGGTIAAVALTTVAASHAAPEASGFAGVVVIFVALFVGTWLRGYSYAFWALTVTLVLSLLQQLTGTATLTGETGMLAERMLAIVVGAALGIAASWFVLPVRSIDVLRQRLSELLAALADAAAVDPEDPSARTAARQQVDAAVDRIRQLAPAHRATRLVHAARPRRGERPTLPIDCIDAVEPLPAALDRFLTRRPGHTADQDADATSRVRAAVARARAALAEPVDPARLRAGLSGVTRALGSD